Genomic segment of Colletotrichum destructivum chromosome 5, complete sequence:
GTCCTTCTCACTTCCTCCGTAAGAGGTAGCCTCTGGAGAGATCGGTTCGCATAGCCAAGATTCGGCTAGAGTATCTTTATCGACAACAGGTCCGACTTCTTGTTGCGGACGATAGACGATGCTGACCTTCGAACTAgtatcgtcgtcgacctctaGGGCGATTTGCATCTCCGCCATCTCGGCATGAGCAGCCGAGTTGGTGCACATGATGACCGTAGCACCACGCTGTCTCAACAGGCCCCGCGGTCCGAAAACCCGCTGAAAGACAACAGACTCCGTCTCCTTGTCGAGACCGCTCAGCACGTCGTCTGCTATGACGAGATCCGCAGGTTGATAAAGCGCACGTGCTAGGGCTACGCGGTGCTTCTGGCCACCGCTGAGGACGTCTCCACGGCCGTCGAGCTTGGTCTCATCACCGAGCGGAAGCTGCCGAAGATCTGTGAACAGCGACGTGGCCACCAGCACCTGCTCGTAGCGATCTTGATTAAAGTCTCTGTCGCCGATGATGTTGGTCTGGATCGTCTCCCGAGGGAGGTATGGGACTTGGGAGCAGTATGCGATGCGGTGGCTGCTGACCGCGACGGTaccgtcgacggcagcagTCTCGCCCATGATAGCTTGGAGGAGTGTCGTCTTTCCAGAACCGACGGGCcccgtgacgacgacgaagcagGCCTTTGGGATATCAAGGCTGACGTTTCGCAGGACGGGCCTCGAGTCGGATGACCACCGAAACGATGCATCACGAATCTCAACGGCTCTTGCGACACCTTTCGACACATTGTTGTCATGTCCCGCTGAAGTGGACGGGCCGTCTTGCCTAGGGGGGGCCAGGAGCCGATAGTCCGTATGGGGCAGAGATATCAGAAACTCCTCTATGCGTTGCAGGTTGACCAAACTCGCGAGAACGATGGGCACAACCTGGATGAAAATCCCCAGTGGCTGCGTCATGATGTTCAAGTAGCTGAGCGTGGTGAAGGCCTTCGTCGCGTCGAGAAGACGAGGCCCCGCGGCGAAAACGATGACGGGGGCCAATATCGCAGGACACAGTGAGACGGTGGCCGAGAGGGCTATCATCAGCCTGAAATATCCTCCACGTCGCAGTTCCTCATCGCGGGCCTCTTGGATGATCGGGATGGCAGCAGACGACAGGCCCGCCATCCTGAGGCCCTTGATGGATGACAGCACGTCGCTGGTCTTGCTGATCCGGGCCTGCATAGACTTCATCCACGATTGCTGCCTCGTGACGACCCTTGGTGATAGCAAAGCAACCCCCAGGCAGCTGACGACAATCAACCCGACGGCGCAAAGAGAGGCGGGACCAACCTCGCGGTAGGCAAGCCAGACGGCAAAGGCAGTCTGAACAGGAACAACCCAGAGCTCGTGGGCGTTGCGCAGTCCGTTGTAGATGCCCTCCACGTCTGCCGTTACCAGCGTGATGACCTTCTTGCGATCGCCTTCGGCCTTGGGAGGCATCTTGGTCGCGTGCCGGTAGACGTTTTGAATGAGGTGGCCACGGAGTTGCGTAAGGGCGCGCTCGTGGAGGTATCCAAAGACGGACGTCGACAGGGCGATACCGAGGTAGACCAAGAACGTGGCCCCGATGAGTCCGTACTTTGTGTTGGGCGCTGAGCGCTGCCGCTCGTCGGATAGATACTGGAGGATCCTTCGGACGAGGAGTGACTGGGCCAACGTGAAACCGCTGAGGGCCAGACGTGGCAAGATGGGGAGAAAGGCGTGTAAGCCCGCGGCACGGGTGATGAGCATCAGTGCCGATAGCTTTCCGGGCTTCAATGTCTTTGATACCGGACGGCCGTTGCAATCGTATCCGGCGTCTCGAGATGCGCAGGTCAGGCCCGAATGAAGCGGGTAGAGGTCTCCGAGTTGCAGGACTTGACGGGAACCAAGACGGAGTAAACGATTCAGCCACCAGAAAAGTCCCAGACTGAAAATGCCGGCTTGTTCATCAGGGCCTGCTGGctcttcctttcctctcccccgAGATGCCTGCGGCTTCTGTTGCGATTCAAGCATCAAAAGTAACagcttgaagaagacggagactGTCGAGGACACAGCCGCGGCTTTCATACCGGAGTCGTGATGCAGGGCCAACAACCACGCCGTTCGGCATTGGACAGCTTCAAAGAGCAACGTGAAGAGTAGATACGAGCACAGCCAAagaggcgggcggcgtgaCCTTCGATGCTCAAGCCACGATAACGGACTCATCCAGACGGCCGTCATGAGGTCCAGAACACCAGCCACGATGGCAAGGTTCCTGGGGGCTGTCGTCGACCTAATCACGACAGCGATAACGAAGACGGAAAACTTGGCGCACACCAAAAGCGCCACGTTGATCTTGTCCGCCGCGACATATTAGTTGAACTGCAAGTATCCCTGATGAGGCCTTCTCATgaataacaacaacaacaacggaTGCGTCACAGACTCACCTGCTTTACAACAAATAGCCATGCCGCTCCATTATTAAGGGGCGTTTTCCGGTACAACTGAAAGAGGCGGAAAGAAGCAGACAGTAAGAACAAGCACGCCGGAAGAATGGTTAGGATGGAGAATTCGAACGCGAGGGTGAAGTCGAAGTCTCCACAGCAACCAACAACAGCTGGCCCGAAGGTGCGTTCATTTTCACCCTGGCGGCGCTCCATCGTCGACACCGTCATGGTGGGCAAGTCGCTATTCAGGGCTCTATACAAAGCTCAATATGAAGTTGACGTTGACGCTGGCTGTGTGAGACTACAAAACCCTGCATCCAAGTTTGGTAAAGAAACCGAAGACGACACAATCTTGTTACTACGCGTGCATATCCTCGTGCCTGACACGAAATAATGCTACTGTGCTTCTCGGTTGATGGGATTATTGCACCTCGAATAAAGACACATGCCAGGGCGGCATCCGTGTGCTTAGTTTCGATCCGACAGGCGATGGATGAGGTGATGATCGCCGGGTATGTCACGCAGCTTGATGATGCTGACCCGCCCCCCTGCAACGACAAGATGACCTGGCGGATAATATAGTTTATCAACCGGAACCTTAACATGTGCTAACCGACATCGCATCCGAGAGCACGAGTCTACCCGGAGCCTGTAGTAGTGAGCGGTTACGGGCCTTACTCGCGACCATTGTCCATAGCATGCATGCATACATGGCTGGTGGAACGCGGTTGAGCAGTCTGTTTGCCGGTCACTTGTTATGGAAAATGGACGGCACGTACGTCTCCGTTATTGCTGGCACGGCAAGTAGTTACGACATGACTCCGCTTCGTCTTATCCTAACCCATCGCGAGCGGTAAGCAAATAGAGCGCTGGGTGACGGGTGAGGTCCGGCATTAGAATCTGGAATTCATGAGTAAAATGCCTTTTCAGTGATCCTACCCTACAACCAACACCGTGTATCTCCCCAAATACGGCGACAATGAGTACTCGACCTCACTATGAATTATATGCTATCGTTCATGGTCACCTAGTGTCCACGATCAACTGGCTTCGCCTCCGGCTCGAAAGTTTGCGATCCGCGTCACAAAACCACAACGAAGCCTCTTACAATGCACTGAACAAAGAAGAATATGATTCCGATGATCTTCATCCAACGATCGGTCGGCCTCCCTTGACGTGGCGGTGTTTAGCCCTAGGGTTGGCTGAACGCTTGGTGTGGATGCTTTGCAGCGCCGTTCTTTTGTCGGTCGTTGTGATCCAGCACTTCAACACTCAGATGCACTCTTACGAGACTGGTTTCGCCACTGATCTTGGTGCGTTTGCTATCACCTCTTCGTGCGATCTCAAAAGTTGGATAAAAGGCTGACCAAAAGTCTCTCATGCAGCTGTGGCAACACCACACATTGCGATCCAAGAGATTGTCTACACTGGCGGGGTTGTCCGCAATGACGAAGGAAAGCTTGTCTTGGATCACTCAGGGGCATCGACCATCTACGTCGGCGAGCCGTCAGCCGAACTAGACGAGAGTTGGGACCGACTGGAATCAGGTTCGGGCCCATGCCATATTGTCACCTTCACTTTAATCATTCAAAAAGGCTGATGAGGACCTGACAGCCATCGAGATCACGCTTCAAAGCCACGAGGCCAAGACGAAAGATGGTCAGATGCTTGATACGATGCAATCTGAGGGCGAATATAGAACCAGGTAAGACTTCACAGACTAGAATCCTTCGTCCTATTCTTCCATTACCCGCAGAACCTCACCTCGGAACCACTTCTGACGCCTTACGGCAGCCTCGATGTCGTCCACTCACTCCATTGTCTGAACCAGCTGCGCAAGGTTTTGTATCGAGAATATTATTTCCCAAATAGGCCCAACGAGTTCTTCTACACACACATGAGTACGTAATCTTACCGTCCATTTTGACGCCGGCAGACGCGGAGAATCAAAGTAACCAGACCGACTGGCTAACCCGAGCCTCAAGACCACTGCATCGATCATCTGCGACAGGCCCTCCAGTGCCACGCTGATCTCACGCCGCTCAACTACAAATGGAGCGAGGAGCACGACCGGGCCCTGCCGACGTGGTCGTCTAAGCACACGTGCCGGGACTTTGACAAAATGTTGAGATGGGACTTTACAATGACAGGAAAACCTCTTTCAGAGACTAAAGAGTACAAGAGTCACCAGGGTAGCTAGCTAAGTATCTGTAAGCAATATTAATGttgtcttttttttatagacTTCAAGATTAACATATTAGCTTCTATATACATATTAAAGACTATACTGACTTGGGCTTTGTAAAAGAAAATAGCAGAATATAAGGGGACTGtcaggaggggagggaggagcgTCTTAGCAAGCCTCGAAGATGGCCTGTTTGTATCAATTGGTCTGCACTCAGCCCTTTGACCACCTATCTGCGACATCCTGCAGATTGTCTCCCTGGAGCAAAGGACGTTGTCGCCTTCCATTCGCGAATGCCCACGCCGCGAGCTGCTTGGAGCTCTTATCCCGGGCTGGGTGGACCTATCCAATGCCATCTGGGGCCATTATCTTCGAACCAAAGAGAGTCCATGGACCATGCGTCAAGCATCATGTGATAACTGGGAGCACACTCTCTATCCAGCTGCAAACATGCTCTCCATAGTTATCGGGTGTGGTGAGCAACTGGCAGATCCTTCCATTCAAGTGTTCAGCTTTCGACTAAAGGATGTCTCATTTCCCAGAGCACTTGATGTTCCTGATGACGTGAAGGTCTAAAAGCCTACGTTTTGATCTACAACTACTTTGGGAGGGCACCTGAACCTAGTCCGCCACGTGGAGCGAGCTCGAGGTGTGGAGTTACAGAAATGACGAACAGAAATGCCATTGTGTTGGTTGGATCCAGGCCGAGGTATTGGTGAGGCACCCTCTCGTGGACGCCAGCTTGGAGCAGAACAGTTCAGAGAGGTTTAAGCGAACCGCTTAGCAACAGGAAGGTTAGGTTTCGCGTCATATGCTGTTCGCTGGCCAGAACTTCTGACCTCCGCTTCATACGCTGGTCCAACTATCGAACAGCGCTAACGGTGCTGAAGCCTCCAGCACACCACCGTCACTCGCACAGCGTTGCGCGCAGAGGTTATGGGGTAGTAAAGCACGTAGCCCCCCGCTTACAAAAAGCAAACAGCGGTACACTGAGAGGGGGTTTAAGCTTTCACCCCACCTTACCACCCCCGGATCCACTCAGTTCCTGCGCCAGCCTTGTCATCATCATTATCATCAACATCATTACCATCATTCATTATTATCATTATTATCATTATTATCAAACACGTTATATAAACATCGACAGCCTACACTTACCTAAACTTCGACACTCGTGGGCCCACGCAGATCCAAGAAACAAATGCCATTCATCAGCCAGTCAATGGCAATTGACGCAACAACTTCACCCAGCGACTGGCctgtcctcggccgcgcccCTAGTTATCCTCCCACAACGCGCATTCTCTTAACTTATAAATATTCAGCGTCTTCGAGCACGAGGAACCCGGCATAGTCTCTTGTTGTAGCGAAATATGAGTGGCAATGGCTTAAGGAGCCCTACAAAACAATACACGGCTGTAAGGTGATAAAAAGCAATTTGAATTATATTGAAAGCTATATATCTACAGTATTACATTACCGCCTACCATATGCCGTACGCAAACTTTCTAACACGTATTTCCAGTATTCTTTTACATTCTTTCCACTAGAACGTTATACTCAATAATGCTCAATGAGGTTTAAGCAAAGCTTCGTAATGCAGCTGAGCTTTTCCTCGTAGCTGTTCTCCCCCTCGAGAATCCGACTCGCGGGCTGGAACCTCTTCTAGACCTCGATAAACTGCCCGTTATCGATTTTGCCGAGCCTGTTGAACGCTGTCTTGAGAACCGTGTGTTGGGAAATCCGGTCGACATCACCCTGGTACACAGATGCAAGATTTGGGCCGGCAACGTGGTCCTCGCCCCGCTGCTGCATCTTCACCATGATGTCGCCTAATGCCCTCGCCTTGAAACAGTACGTGATCATGGcagccaggccggcggcgagagccGTGGCGATGCTCGACCCCGTCGACTCCTTGCTCGACGATGTCTTGTCGGCAAGGTACGCTGGCAGGCTGAAGAGGTCTATAAGAAGGGTTCTACTCTTACTACTATAGCGTTAAATAAAACAATAAGAACAATAATAATATTAGTTATAACTATACTAAATAGCAAAGGTTAGTACTAATTTGTTATTTTGCGCTAGGCTAGACTATTATTAAGATAATTCATGCTTGGTTTTCTCGTAATTACTAGCTTCAGGCCGCGACAAGTTTACATTCTCTTCGCTTCCAGCTAGAAGAGAGGAGCCGGTAATAAAGTCCATCCCAGTATGCACATCACCTTCTGGCAACCTGTGCGCGTCATTACCGCCTGAGCCCTTAATACCTCCTGCGCAAATCTGTGGAGCAGCAGCCTCAATATCTGATTCAACGTGGCGCACTGTGGTGGTGGTCATGATGGCGGACCTCATGCTCGACTTGACCGACAGGTAAGACGTCTTCATCAGACTGCTTCCAAAGTCCCATTTGATTCTCGACGAGAACAGCCTccgccttctcctctctATCGACCCGagttcctcctcggcctcgcgctgCAGCGTATCGACCGGCCTGCCAATGCGCGCCTCTCGCTTCCAGAACCCCGGCCTGAACAGCGGACTCAACACAGGGGCCGTGACGGCCAGCAGCGCAACGACGGTCTCCCTGTAGCCCCATATGTTGATGGTCAGAAcgctcggcgccgccgtgagCGTCAACGCCGcgcggatgatggcggccgagatgacaAAGAGGCCGCCGCACAAAAGGCAGGTGACGCCGACGCGCTTCCACAGCGGCAACCGGAGGTGCCAGAGCATCGGGGCCGGAATGGTCAGGATGAAGACGTCGGTGATGACGTTGAGCACGGCCAGGGCGTAAAAGTTCTGGGCTCGAAAGATGCAGTGCTCACCGGGCAGGGGGCGCACCGTCCAGTTGTCATGGAAGGGCCAGCATGTAGAGCTCACGGTCGCGATGAGCGCCACCCAGGTCAGCCCGCAAACAAGGAAGAGAATATTGAGTGTCCGATCTCTTATCAGGCCTTTAGTGAGACGTCGGTAGAAAAAGAGGATGCTGAACTTCAATACCCAGACAAAGCTGGGATAGGTGTACCATGTGACGAACTCCATCTTGCTGCCCATCTCGAGGATCCTaacgtcttcgtcgctgAGTGAATCGACCTGCTGCGGCTTCACGTTGATGTTTCCCCCTGCGTAGTAGGCAAAATAGCCCATGGTGCTATCGACAGTATATAAGAGGATGCACTATGTCAGTCATAGGAAATAGTTAGTGCTGGCCTGGTTTGGTGGGTTACATATTTGATCGATGATATCCAGTGAAAGTACTTACAAGGAAAGAAAGGTAGTCATCGCCATGGTATCCTCTGAAGCCCACTGTTCGAAGGCGCACAGCATGACGGAGAGCAATGATTACCATGCCAATCGCGTACCAGGTCTGTATGCTCATCAGCGTCCGTAAATTTCATTCCCTCAATTCTCTAATGTCGTCATCCACAAAGCCCTTACCCATACCTCCACAAGGTATACTTCTTGTGTCTCGATCGCTATGGCCGAGCTTGGTCGTGGCGGCCACATTTTTCATATCTTGGTGGAAGCGGTATCCGCGAATGTGAACAGGATTAGACATTACAATGTGATGTAGGACAACAGGAATAGGCATGAGCGTTGGGAGCCGTTTTACATCTTTTTGGGGGGGGTTCCgatcgaggtcgagcccCCGGACGCGCCAGCATGTCCGGACGCATTGACTCTAATTACCAAAAGGCAAATTGAATAGACTAAAGTAAGATTAGTGAGACTACTAGGATTCTGTTAACTCTGTCGTCGCAGCAGAGGGATGCTAGACCCTTAGCACATGTTAGTTGCACACCTCTCAAACATTATAAAAAGTATAACAGTCAATTGTACGCGTATTTAGATGTGCTTATGTAACTAGGAAAATTACCCCTTGCTAGTGTTAGCCTTATCCCTTAGCCTAATGCGCGGCCCGGTGGGAGCTGCACAGCGCGTGCGGGAACCCGTGCAGGCGCCAGCAAGTTAGGCAGGCGCAGCCTGTGCGCGCGACAGCAGGTTTTAGGTGCAGCCTGTGCGCGCATTAGCAAGTTAGGTAGGCGCAGCCTGTATGCAAAACAGAAGGTAGGTGCAGCCTAACAATTAGGATTCTTAGAATTAGACTAAGTCTAGTTTAGTTTTAGTTCTTATTAGCTATAAGAGCTTATACATTTGTTAGGGTTACTTTATAAAGGTATTACAATCTATTAAATATAATAAGACTTAGAGATACTTAGGCTTAAAAAAGTAAGAATATAGTAGATAGATAAGATAGGATATCTTAGATAAGGATAAAATAAGGTAGATAAGAGTAAGTTAAAGGTGTAGGCAGAAAGTCTATATATTGTATGTATGCGTATATGCATAAGGTCTAAGTTCTAAGTGTTACAACCTGTTAAACATAATAGGACTAGGGGATGCCCCTATAAGGCACCTAGTAGTTATAGATAAGTTATATGCTGCAGATATAGGAAACTAGGGTGTACTTCTCTAGTGCAGAAGAACTATAGTGTAAGGTTATATagagataaggaagtaagcaactaattatATGTAAGTATAATTAATTATAATATAAGTGCTTATACGCcttactttaagtaattactttatataacacttagattactagtaattaggTATAAGCTAAACTTTAGTAATAGATATATaggacttatatataagatAAACTTAAATAAacttaaggatagacttctatagctttttagtaattaactttataattatccccttaaATACTTTTAGCAccttttactagtaactaatatTATAAGCCCCTAAGCGTCATTGACGGTGGTATTCTGGCCGAATACCAGGGTTGGGGTGCAGGGTTGCgcgcaagaaggggagggctggtccgtgcgtTTTGCCGATTGTTTTTTCAGCCGATTACCGTAGGGGGTTACCAAgacccgttccccccctccgcaaccctttgttcccctcacttactcactaacccttaaccccctccgcaacccttaccccatgcatgcacgcgcagtcgccgcaagacgcacggaccaggcatggtcagccaaccgtcgtcgtcgcctggaacgtcaatcaacaatcccctatccctcccctagatagatagatagaatGGATAGAATAGATAAAGACATATAGGATAGTATTACACCTACATATCTGCATATATACGCACATGCATGCAGGTCCTAACTGCTAGGTTGTAAAGTATACTACTATCTAACAACTACGCAGATCTATATTAAGGATAGT
This window contains:
- a CDS encoding Putative AAA+ ATPase domain, ABC transporter type 1, transmembrane domain-containing protein, translated to MTVSTMERRQGENERTFGPAVVGCCGDFDFTLAFEFSILTILPACLFLLSASFRLFQLYRKTPLNNGAAWLFVVKQINVALLVCAKFSVFVIAVVIRSTTAPRNLAIVAGVLDLMTAVWMSPLSWLEHRRSRRPPLWLCSYLLFTLLFEAVQCRTAWLLALHHDSGMKAAAVSSTVSVFFKLLLLMLESQQKPQASRGRGKEEPAGPDEQAGIFSLGLFWWLNRLLRLGSRQVLQLGDLYPLHSGLTCASRDAGYDCNGRPVSKTLKPGKLSALMLITRAAGLHAFLPILPRLALSGFTLAQSLLVRRILQYLSDERQRSAPNTKYGLIGATFLVYLGIALSTSVFGYLHERALTQLRGHLIQNVYRHATKMPPKAEGDRKKVITLVTADVEGIYNGLRNAHELWVVPVQTAFAVWLAYREVGPASLCAVGLIVVSCLGVALLSPRVVTRQQSWMKSMQARISKTSDVLSSIKGLRMAGLSSAAIPIIQEARDEELRRGGYFRLMIALSATVSLCPAILAPVIVFAAGPRLLDATKAFTTLSYLNIMTQPLGIFIQVVPIVLASLVNLQRIEEFLISLPHTDYRLLAPPRQDGPSTSAGHDNNVSKGVARAVEIRDASFRWSSDSRPVLRNVSLDIPKACFVVVTGPVGSGKTTLLQAIMGETAAVDGTVAVSSHRIAYCSQVPYLPRETIQTNIIGDRDFNQDRYEQVLVATSLFTDLRQLPLGDETKLDGRGDVLSGGQKHRVALARALYQPADLVIADDVLSGLDKETESVVFQRVFGPRGLLRQRGATVIMCTNSAAHAEMAEMQIALEVDDDTSSKVSIVYRPQQEVGPVVDKDTLAESWLCEPISPEATSYGGSEKDIAVDSGDEKSASRTRVVHLLSPATPEDTKPKQKQACSDSSVWFHYFSRIGLPYFFLFVASALAFGVTTTYPTVWLEEWTSDNSKPSPAHSFGWYIGVYAALGVCCLLFSFIMGIVVLVAFVRNSGAALHKQTIRTAMSAAMSYLNQTISGTLITHFSQDLSIIDGMLAGSLINLTSAVVITLGQAALLVVSSAWLALSFPGLAGVLFFVWKMYVPTALRLRVLDLEAKGPIVTHILSTISGLPTIRAFGWIPGEIERSHSLLDTSQKPSYLLGVTQQWLLLVVNMVMVVLAVMLVCLATLLQLSSGTIGVGLVTLITFGRNAADGIRAYTMVEIALGAIGRLKTFSESTPLETQAQAPRALDKSWPSRGALQIQAVSARYGTSTDSQLALDRLSMSVSPGEKIAICGRTGSGKSSIIMLLLGLLDPTSERADKVAIDDVCLDQLARDDLRNRLIAMPQDPVFLPSGTSVRRNLDPTGRASDCICQGALETVGLVLPSLSDLSTDLDTSNLSEGQKQLFCLGRCIVKRRLKAMEAGFDCDGGLLLLDEVTAHLDDETAGRIDEVVKQEFRNYTVLEVTHRMRNIEQFSRAFVLDAGRVVEVGMVGELLAREDSHLKKLFQMDGQ
- a CDS encoding Putative mycotoxin biosynthesis protein UstYa, with product MSTRPHYELYAIVHGHLVSTINWLRLRLESLRSASQNHNEASYNALNKEEYDSDDLHPTIGRPPLTWRCLALGLAERLVWMLCSAVLLSVVVIQHFNTQMHSYETGFATDLAVATPHIAIQEIVYTGGVVRNDEGKLVLDHSGASTIYVGEPSAELDESWDRLESAIEITLQSHEAKTKDGQMLDTMQSEGEYRTSLDVVHSLHCLNQLRKVLYREYYFPNRPNEFFYTHMNHCIDHLRQALQCHADLTPLNYKWSEEHDRALPTWSSKHTCRDFDKMLRWDFTMTGKPLSETKEYKSHQGS